The proteins below are encoded in one region of Roseomonas marmotae:
- a CDS encoding 2,3-dihydro-2,3-dihydroxybenzoate dehydrogenase, translated as MRPTGLNGKLALVTGAAGGIGQAMLRALHEEGARIVATDLDPGAIPALPGLRAERLDVADSAAVDALVARVEAEEGPIDYGVSLAGILSTDLVTETSDATWRRVFAVNTDGVFHLGRALARVMQPRGRGAIVVVSSNAAGVPRHAMAAYAASKAATTMFTRCLGLELAPSGIRCNIIAPGSTLTPMQTGMWADEQGAARVIEGSPATYKAGIPLRKLATPEDIADAAVFLLSDRAGHITMADLYIDGGATLRG; from the coding sequence ATGCGCCCGACAGGATTGAATGGAAAGCTGGCCCTGGTGACGGGTGCCGCCGGCGGCATCGGCCAGGCCATGCTGCGGGCCTTGCATGAGGAAGGCGCGCGCATCGTCGCGACGGACCTCGACCCCGGTGCCATCCCCGCCCTGCCCGGCCTGCGCGCCGAGCGGCTGGATGTCGCGGACAGCGCCGCCGTGGATGCGCTGGTGGCGCGGGTTGAGGCGGAGGAAGGGCCGATCGACTACGGCGTCTCCCTGGCCGGCATCCTCTCGACCGATCTGGTGACGGAGACCAGCGACGCCACCTGGCGGCGCGTCTTCGCCGTCAACACGGATGGCGTCTTCCATCTGGGCCGCGCGCTGGCGCGGGTGATGCAGCCGCGCGGGCGGGGCGCCATCGTCGTGGTCAGCTCCAATGCCGCGGGCGTGCCGCGCCACGCCATGGCGGCCTATGCGGCCTCCAAGGCGGCGACCACCATGTTCACGCGCTGCCTGGGGCTGGAGCTCGCGCCCTCCGGCATCCGCTGCAACATCATCGCCCCTGGCTCCACCCTCACGCCCATGCAGACGGGGATGTGGGCGGATGAGCAGGGCGCGGCGCGGGTGATCGAAGGCTCGCCGGCCACCTACAAGGCCGGCATCCCGCTGAGGAAGCTGGCGACGCCGGAGGATATCGCGGATGCGGCGGTCTTCCTGCTCTCCGACCGCGCGGGGCATATCACCATGGCCGACCTCTATATCGACGGCGGGGCGACGCTGCGTGGCTGA
- a CDS encoding DUF1330 domain-containing protein: MAKAYWVTTYRSIRDPDALARYAELGGPAISAAGGRVLARGMPVHVYEAGLQQRTVLVEFDSVEQAMAAHDSPAYQAALAALGDGAERDIRIIEGA; the protein is encoded by the coding sequence ATGGCCAAGGCTTACTGGGTCACCACCTATCGCTCCATCCGCGACCCCGATGCGCTCGCGCGCTACGCCGAGCTTGGCGGCCCCGCGATCAGCGCGGCGGGCGGGCGTGTGCTGGCGCGCGGAATGCCGGTCCATGTCTATGAGGCCGGCCTTCAGCAGCGCACCGTCCTGGTCGAGTTCGACAGTGTCGAGCAGGCCATGGCGGCCCATGACAGCCCGGCCTATCAGGCGGCGCTGGCCGCCCTGGGCGATGGAGCCGAGCGCGACATCCGGATCATCGAAGGCGCCTGA
- a CDS encoding alpha/beta hydrolase yields MAEAPPPVTLPGTETHLLHGPGGEYHLFLSVPQGEAPPGGFPVLTVLDGNAYFPMVLSIQRNGAQRHAATGIGPAVVAGIAYPGAPLLDRARRTLDFTAGPPAEGTPHPTGGRDAFLRLLLEQVRPLIASRCAINPARQMLIGHSLGGFFTLDVLAWDASAFSDYLAISPSVWWDEARLRAGPAHAGKRLAVCVGEWEQALSPRELMDPRARDAAERRARRSMVDKAHGMTTHFAAAGIQSRFWCFPEENHASVVPIGISRGLRFLLRE; encoded by the coding sequence GTGGCTGAGGCGCCGCCGCCCGTCACCCTGCCGGGGACGGAGACCCATCTGCTGCATGGGCCCGGCGGCGAATACCACCTCTTCCTCTCGGTGCCGCAGGGGGAAGCGCCGCCCGGCGGCTTCCCGGTGCTGACGGTGCTGGACGGCAATGCCTATTTCCCGATGGTCCTGTCCATCCAGCGCAACGGGGCGCAGCGGCACGCCGCGACCGGCATCGGCCCGGCCGTGGTGGCGGGAATCGCCTATCCCGGCGCGCCCCTGCTCGACCGGGCGCGGCGGACGCTGGATTTCACCGCCGGCCCGCCGGCCGAGGGCACCCCGCACCCCACCGGTGGCCGCGACGCCTTCCTGCGCCTGCTGCTGGAGCAGGTGCGGCCGCTGATCGCCAGCCGCTGCGCCATCAACCCGGCCCGGCAGATGCTGATCGGCCATTCCCTGGGCGGCTTCTTCACGCTGGATGTCCTGGCCTGGGACGCCTCCGCCTTCAGCGACTACCTCGCGATCAGCCCCTCCGTCTGGTGGGACGAGGCGCGGCTGCGCGCCGGCCCCGCGCATGCGGGGAAGCGGCTGGCGGTCTGCGTCGGCGAATGGGAGCAGGCCCTTTCCCCGCGCGAACTCATGGACCCCCGGGCCCGCGACGCGGCCGAGCGCCGGGCCCGGCGCTCGATGGTGGACAAGGCGCATGGGATGACCACGCATTTCGCCGCGGCGGGCATCCAGAGCCGCTTCTGGTGCTTCCCGGAGGAGAACCACGCCTCCGTGGTGCCCATCGGCATCAGCCGCGGCCTGCGCTTCCTGCTGCGGGAGTAA
- a CDS encoding Nramp family divalent metal transporter, translating to MSVSAEAIARREAIDQEDPYRLTKEGIMEPPVGWRHSLKHLGPGLILSASIVGSGELIVTTTLGATVGFALLWMVIFSTFVKVAVQIELARWCISTGQPALTGYNKVGPHIGRLSWINLLWALMALSKVLQMGGVVGGTALALSIMFPLGDNPVAGISLMIWTVIVTLGSIALLYSNKYSRIERGAGILVVIFSFITIGIALGLPFTPYAYSLDDLAGGLSLAIPAGAIGVAIAMFGITGVGADELTFYTYWCIEKGYARYVGPNDGSEAWQRRAKGWISVMYKDAFLSWIIYTFGTIAFFVMGAAVLHPQGVVPQGNEMITSLSRMYTDTLGEWAGTMFLVGAVVVLGSTLWAAVPSWSRMYVNLLAEMGVLNWQDPVARLRWIRIFTIGLPLIWGTAYLFIRSPVLMVQIGGIATGIFLLAVVVAVWHLRRRETDPRLYGGGVFNALLVVSSIAIVLLGVYTGLSALKLV from the coding sequence ATGAGCGTCAGCGCCGAGGCGATCGCGCGCCGTGAGGCTATCGACCAGGAAGATCCGTACCGCCTCACCAAGGAAGGGATCATGGAGCCCCCGGTGGGCTGGAGGCATTCCCTCAAGCATCTCGGGCCGGGGCTGATCCTCAGTGCCTCCATCGTCGGGTCGGGCGAGCTGATCGTCACGACCACTCTGGGCGCGACAGTCGGCTTCGCGCTGCTGTGGATGGTCATCTTCAGCACCTTCGTGAAGGTGGCCGTGCAGATCGAGCTGGCACGGTGGTGCATCTCCACCGGCCAGCCGGCACTCACCGGCTACAACAAAGTAGGGCCGCATATCGGGCGGCTGAGTTGGATCAACCTGCTCTGGGCCTTGATGGCACTTTCCAAGGTGCTGCAGATGGGCGGCGTGGTGGGCGGCACGGCGCTGGCGCTCAGCATCATGTTCCCGCTGGGCGATAATCCGGTCGCCGGCATCTCGCTGATGATCTGGACGGTCATCGTCACGCTGGGCAGCATTGCGCTGCTCTACAGCAACAAATACAGCCGCATCGAGCGTGGCGCCGGCATCCTGGTGGTGATCTTCTCCTTCATCACCATCGGCATCGCACTCGGCCTGCCCTTCACGCCCTATGCCTATTCACTGGACGACCTGGCGGGCGGCCTCTCCCTCGCCATTCCGGCGGGGGCCATCGGCGTCGCCATCGCCATGTTCGGCATCACCGGCGTGGGCGCGGACGAGCTGACCTTCTACACCTACTGGTGCATCGAGAAGGGCTATGCCCGCTATGTCGGCCCGAACGATGGCAGCGAGGCCTGGCAGCGCCGCGCCAAGGGCTGGATCAGCGTCATGTACAAGGACGCCTTCCTCTCCTGGATCATCTACACCTTCGGCACCATCGCCTTCTTCGTCATGGGCGCCGCCGTGCTGCACCCGCAGGGCGTGGTGCCGCAGGGCAATGAGATGATCACCTCGCTGTCGCGCATGTACACCGACACGCTGGGCGAATGGGCGGGCACCATGTTCCTGGTGGGCGCCGTGGTGGTGCTGGGCTCCACCCTCTGGGCGGCGGTGCCGAGCTGGTCGCGCATGTATGTCAACCTGCTGGCCGAGATGGGCGTGCTGAACTGGCAGGATCCCGTCGCGCGGCTGCGCTGGATCCGCATCTTCACCATCGGCCTGCCGCTGATCTGGGGCACCGCCTATCTCTTCATCCGCTCCCCCGTGCTGATGGTGCAGATCGGCGGCATCGCCACCGGCATCTTCCTGCTCGCCGTGGTGGTGGCGGTCTGGCACCTGCGGCGGCGGGAGACCGATCCGCGCCTCTATGGCGGCGGCGTCTTCAACGCGCTGCTGGTGGTCAGCAGCATCGCCATCGTGCTGCTCGGCGTCTATACCGGCCTGAGTGCGCTGAAGCTGGTGTGA